The window CAAAATGTTTTCCTCCAGGTTTACAAGTCTGCTCACCGCTATGAAGTCTCCGCCAAGTTTTCCACCTGGCTGTTCACCATCGCTCGAAATCTTTGCCTGAATGAAATTCGTCGTCGTTCGCGGCACCCGACGGATTCGCTGTATGCCACGCACGCCGATCAGGACGACCAGCCATTGCGCCAGTTCAAGGATGAAAAAACCTTTTCTCCGCCCGATGCCCTGTTGCACGGCGAACTCGAACACAAGATCACCGAGGCGCTGGCCGAATTGCCGGAACACCAGCGCACCGCCATTTTGCTCTGTCGCGGGGATGAATTGAGCTACGAAGAAATCGCTGAGGTGCTGGGCTGCTCGTTGTCCGCGACCAAGTCGTTGATTCACCGTGGCCGGGAAACCTTGAAACAAAAACTCAAACCCTACCTGCGCACCGGCGTCTGGCGGGAGACTCCAGAATGAAAGCAACTTTACCGTAGTGACGGTTATTAAAAGAAAGGCAACTGATATGAATGATCCGCTCTACCATCAACTGCGTGAACTAAGCTGGCGGCGCAAGCTGACCGACGCCGAGGAGGCGCAAATACGGGCGTTTCTGGCGGCGCATCCGGAAGCGCAAACCGACTGGGAGAGAGAAGTCGGTTTGAACCGGCTTTTGGAACATTTGCCGGACGTGCCAGTGGCGTCGAATTTCACCGCTCGTGTCCTGCAAGCCGTGGAACGGGAGGCAGGCCAACAAGCTCGCGCGGCGAAGTTTATGAGGAAACTGTGGTGGCCAGCGGTGGGCTGGTTGCCAAGAGCGGCTGTCGTCGCAGTTGTTCTGTGCATTGGCGTGTTCGGCTACCATCATCATCGGGTCACCGTCCGGAAACAAATGGCGAAAAGCCTGGCCCCGGTTTCCAACATTATCTCTTTCACCAGTCTGGAGATTTGGGAACATTTTGACGACATCAACCGGTTGAGTCAGACCCCACCGCAGGCGGATCGTGAATTGCTGGCGTTGCGTTATTGAAATGAAGCGAGGCCAGTCCATTTTCGTCCTTCGCGATTCTGCAGCCCTATTCCTCGGTTTGGGCTGCTGCCTGTTGGCGCTCACGCAGCTTACTGGTCAGCCTGCCACGACTCTCATCGCGCCCGTCCGTCCGGCTGCGCCAAATGTCGCCGCCAACACTAACGCGGCCGCTTCGCTCATCAAATCGCCCGTCGATTCATTTCGCGAACTGCTCGCGATGGACGTGGACGAACGCGAGGCGCGGTTGGCGGGACGCGACCCGGCAGACCGGCAGGCCATCCTGGCAAAATTGCAGGAATATGAATCGCTCGCGCCCGAAGAGCGCGAATTGCGGCTGAGCACCACGCAACTCCAGTGGTACATGTTACGGTTCATGAAGACGCCCGCGACCAACTGGCCTGCGATCCTCGCCTCTGTTCCCAAGGTCGATCGCGCTTTGGTTGAACACCGGATGAATCAATGGGTCATTCTGCCGCCGCCGTTGCAAACGGAGATTCTCGAATACGAATCCACCAGCCGTTACTTCGGTTTGTCCCCGGATACCATTGCCAAGACTTCAAAAGTTTCGCCACCGCTCCCGGAGAACGAACGCCGGGAAGTGGAAGCGAGACTGGCCCACTGGAATGCTTTGCCTCCGGACGATCAGCGGCGGATGAGGGATCAGTTCAATCATTTCTTTGAACTCACTCCGGCCGAAAAGGAGAAAACACTCAGTTCGCTTTCCGAACCCGAGCGGGCGCAAATGGAAAAAACCCTCCAGTCCTTTCAGCAACTGCCCAAGGCCACCCGCGAACTTTGTCTGCAATCGTTTGGTCGGTTCGCCCGCATGAGCGCCTACGAGCAGCAACGGTTTTTGAAGAACGCCGAACGTTGGCGGGAAATGTCACCCGGTGAACGCGATGCCTGGAAACGACTCGTTCATTACCTTGCCGACACGCCGCCGATGCCGCAGGGATTGGATCCCTTGCCCCCGGGCTTGCGGCTGGATCCGCACCTGGCCGCACCTGGCGTCCCCGACAGTGTGCCCTTGGCCACGAACAGCGTGCGCTGATTCGACCTTGTCACTCTCCCCGGCACTCTTTAAGTTGCGGCAACGTGCATAAAATCGCGCTTCAACTCGGCGGGCTTTCCATCCACTGGTACGGGGTCCTCGTGGCGTTGGGCTTTCTGGCCGGGCTTTGGACGGCGAGCCGACGCGGATTGCGCGATGGCGTGGCGGCGGAAAAAATCATCGACCTCGGTCCCTGGCTCATGCTCGGCACCATCGTAGGGGCGCGCACGCTCTATGTGATTTCGTATTGGGACACGCTGTTCGTGGACCCGTTGTTTCCGCGCGCGCCGTGGACGGAAATTTTCATGGTGCAACGTGGTGGTCTGGTTTTTTACGGCGGGCTGATCGGCGCGTCCCTGGCTGGCATTATCTACGTTCGCGCAAAAGAACTTCCGCTATGGAAACTGGCCGACATTCTGGCACCGAGCATCGCGTTGGGCCACGCTATCGGTCGCATCGGTTGTTTGATGAACGGCTGCTGTTACGGCCGCGCTTGCGATCTCCCGTGGGCGATCCATTTCCCGAAAGGCCACGAGACTTATCCCCACCGAGTACATCCAACACAGATTTACGAATCGTTGTTGAACTTTGCGCTCTATGCGGCGCTGGCGTGGCTTTATCGCCGCAAGAAATTCAACGGCCAGGTTTTTGCAACCTATCTGGTCTGCTACGCCTTGTTGCGCACGCTCGTCGAATCGTTTCGCGGCGATTATCCCGTTTACTATCTCGGCGGGATGGTGACGCCCGCCCAATTGGTCAGCCTCGGCATTTTAGCGGTGGGTTTGTTGCTGTTCTGGAAACTGCCCCGTCGCCAGGAAAAACGAGGATAGCGGAGGATGCAGCCAGAAGTCAGAAGTCAGAGGCCAGATGTCAGAAGCCAGGAGACGGCTCTCCGGCCGCAGACCTCCGACCTCCGACTTCCTCGCCCCCTCCTCCTCGCCGGTCCGACAGCCGTCGGCAAATCGGAAGTCGCGCTGCGGCTGGCCGATCAGCTCGGTGGCGAAATCATCAGTGTCGATTCCATGCAGGTTTATCGCGGCCTTGACATCGGCACCGCGAAGCCGTCGCTGGAAGAACGTCAGCGCGTGCCGCACCATTTGATTGATGTCGTCGATCTGACCGAATCGTTCGACGCCGCCCAATTTGCGCGGCTTGCTCATCAGGCCGTGGAGGACATTCAAGCGCGTCGTCGTGTGCCCATCTTGTGCGGCGGCAGCGGCCTTTATTTCAAAGCCTTTATCGAGGGTTTGGGCGATGCGCCGCCGGCCGATGAAACATTGCGCGCAGAGTTGCAAGCGACTCCGCTGTCGGATTTGTTGCGGGAATTGGAAGCGCGCGACCCGGCGACTTTTGAAAAAATTGATCGCCAGAATCCGCGCCGCGTCATTCGCGCCATCGAGGTGATTCGCTTGACTGGCAAACCCTTTTCCACGCAACGCGCTGAGTGGAGTCACACATCACGCATCACGCATCACGCAGCCAACTCCTTCTGCCTTGCCCGCGAAAGCGCCAATCTTCGTGCGCGCATCGACGCTCGCGTGGACACGATGTTCCGGGAGGGGCTGATCGAGGAAACCCGACGGCTGTTGGATCTCGGTCTGGCTGAAAACGAAACCGCCATGCAGTCGCTTGGCTACCGGCAAGCGGTCGAACACCTACGCGGAGTGCGGTCGCTGGCTGCAACCGTCGAACTCGTCAAAGTTCGCACGCGCCAATTCGCCAAACGCCAGATGACGTGGTTTCGGCGACAGTTGAATTTGGAGTGGATTGAATTGGAAGCAGACGATTCACCCGCCCGCGTCGCCGGGCTTGTGAAAGTTCGGTCAACAGGCTAGTCTGGCGTCATGCTCAAGCGGCGGATCAAAGTACTGCTTAAAGTTCTGCTGACACTGTTCGCTCTTATTTTTGTTTTCATGCTATTCGAGAGGCTGCGGGGTCAGATTTCTCTAGCAGGTTACAGACGCGAACTGGCTGCAATCGGCGAGAAATTGACGGCCAGGGATTTTCAATCCTCTTACTCCGAGACTGACAACGGCGCGCCAGCGGTCGCGGAATGGATTGAGCGGTTCAAGGATGGTCCAGTTCTCCCCAAGCATTATCCGCCCCGGATGAAATTGACGGTGTCCGGGCGCGCCATCATCGGTTATCGTGAAAGCGATTGGGTGGAGGACAAAGTAACCAACCATTGGGATCAGCTCGCTTCCGATCTGAAAACGAACGAGGCGACGCTGGCGGAAATCCGAAGCGCGTTGGCAAAGCCGGTTCTCAACAACCATCTTGATCTCGCACAAGGGATGAAGCTGCAATTCCCTCATTTGTGGCGTGGTAAGACGCTCACCTACTGGTTTGCCAGCGGCGCACAACTGGCGTTGCACGAAGACCGGTTGCACGATGCGTCCCGTGAATTGGTTTCCGAGATCAGCCTGCCCCGACTCATGGCGGAGGATCACACGGCGATCAGCGAGTTGGTGCGAATCGCCATCGCAGCCGTTGCCAAGACCGACACGTGGGAAGCATTGCAGGCGGACGGCTGGACGGATGAGGATTTGGTCCCACTGCAGAAAGCATGGGAGAGCCATGACTTCGCGGGAAGTATGGCCCGCAGTTTGGAAGGTGAACGAATTTTTTCCGACGCGACCTCCGAATTGTTGCGTGCGTCCAATGATGACACTTTCAATCTCCTATTCAGTGGTGATTCAAAACTGGCAGCGCTCTTTTTGGGAGCTGGCTTTGAAGATTCTTCATGGGAGAAGTTTCTGGAGAGTTTGCCCTACGGCGAGCAAATCGCCGACTTCGCTCGCAAACAAATCTATTGTCGGGTCTGGCGTTTCTCGTGGTCGCACCAGGAGCAACTTCGGAGCACGAAAAACCTACAAGCGCTGCTTGAACTGGGGCGAATCTGTGCGAAGAACAAATCCTACAAGGCCATCGAGAATGCTTTGGACCAACTGTCCTCCAATACCGAAGCAAAGAACTTTTACGAACAGTTGCGTTATCCCGGGCCTGACAGTGTTAGGACGCTTTCCAGAACGATCTTGAAGGCGATGCAAACCGAGACGGACCGCTCGCTCACCGTCTGCGCGGTCGTGCTCAAACGCTATTCGCTCCGCCACGGCAAATTGCCCACGACGCTCGACGTGCTCGTGCCGGAATTCATCTCGTCCGTGCCCGTTGACTACATGGATGGCAAACCGGTGAAATATCGGTTCAAACCGGACGGTACATTCACTCTCTACTCTGTTGGCGAAGACGGACGGGACGACGGCGGAGATTTAGCGTTGATGGACGGCAGGAAGAACACGCGATCCCTCTGGGCGCGGAAGGATTTTGTCTGGCCTTCACCCGCACTGCCGGAGGAAATCGAAACCTACCGCAAAGAAGCAGCCAAGAATTAACGCTTCGCCGCCACGATGCATCTGCCCCTTTCTTTCGGCCAAACGACTTTTCTTTCATCCGAGTTAAAATGTGTTATCGTGACACCAGCCAAAGACAGCCGACATTGATTTGAAAGCACTGATCGAGACAGCAACAAAACGAACCGAACGAGTCTTTCTCGTCGGCGTGGAACTTAAGACGCGCACCACTTGGGACACGCGCGATTCACTGGACGAACTTTCCGAACTCGCCTCCACCGCCGGCGGCGAAGTCGTCGGCGATGGCACGCAAAAACTGGAGTCGCCGTTTGCGGCCACGTTCATCGGCAGCGGCAAGGCGGACGAGTTCGCGCAACATTGCCGCCGGCATGACGTGGACACGGTGATTTTTGATGACGAGCTTTCGCCGGCCCAGGGCCGCAACCTGGAACGTGTGTTCAACTGCAAAGTGCTCGATCGCACCTCGCTCATCCTCGACATTTTTGCGCAGCGCGCGCGCACGCGGGAAGGCAAGTTGCAGATCGAACTGGCGCAACTCCAGCATCTGTTGCCCCGACTCACCCGATTCTGGGGTCACCTCTCGCGGCAGAAGGGCGGCATTGGGATGCGCGGTGACGGCGAAACCCAGTTGGAAACCGACCGTCGCCGTGTGCAGGATCGCATTTCAAAAATCGCGCGCGAACTCGAAGTGGTGCGCCGCCAGCGCGCGACGCAGCGGCATGGACGCCAGCGCAATCATTGGCCCCTGGCTTCGATTGTTGGCTACACGAACGCCGGCAAATCGACGTTGCTCAAGGCGCTCACCGGCGCGGCGGTTTTGGTGGAGGACAAACTGTTCGCCACGCTTGATCCGACGACACGACGTTTGCGCCTGCCGACGAACCAGAACGTCTTGTTGACCGACACGGTTGGTTTCATCCGCAAATTGCCGCACGATCTGGTGGAAGCATTCAAAGCAACGCTTGAAGAAGTTGTCCAGGCCGATCTGTTGTTGCACGTGGTGGACATTAGCCATCCACAGGCGGAGGAACAAATCGCGGCGGTAAACGCCGTGCTGGAAGAGATCGGCGCAACCGGCAAACCGACGCTGATGGTGTTCAACAAAATCGACAAACTACCGACTGCTGAACGTTTGAATAAATTCCTCGAACGTTTTCCCAGCGCCGCGGGCGTCTCAGCCAAAACCGGTGAGGCGGTTCCTTCACTGTTGGCGGAATTGGGCAGCCAGTTGCGGCCGGCGCGCGAGTTTGTGGAGTTGGCCGTGCCACATGAGGCGTCGGCGGTCATCGCGAGGTTGCACGCCGTGGCGCAGGTCGTGGAGCGCGAGTATGAAGGTGACACCGCGCGATTCAAGGCGCGCATTCCGCCGCATTTGCGCGAAGAATTCGCGCCCTACATCGTGTCCGAGGTCAACGGCTCGATTGTGGCACTCGAGTAGTTTTCTCCGTGCAATCCGCGGGTGGAGGTTGTAAGAAGCCAGCCAACATGAGCGCCGGCCAGCGGATCAAAGACCAACCTGCCAGCGAGCGACCGCGCGAACGTCTGGTCGAACACGGCCCCAACGCGCTGAGTCCCGCGGAGTTGGTCGCCATCCTGATTCGGACCGGGCTGAAAGGCACCAACGCCGTGGAAATCGGGAAACAGCTCATGACCAAGTACGAGACCCTGGCGGCGCTGGCCCAGGCTTCGCTCGAGGATTTGCAGCGCATCAAAGGTATCGGCCGCGATAAGGCCGTGACACTGGTGGCCGCGTTCACACTCGCGCAGCGCATGGCGAAGGAATTGCGCGGCGAATCACCCGTTTTGGACAACCCGGAACGGATCGCCGACCTGCTGCGCGAGGAGAACCGTTCCTATCAGGTGGAAAACTTCCAGGTGCTCCTGCTCAATACGCGGCGGAAAT of the Verrucomicrobiota bacterium genome contains:
- a CDS encoding DUF3106 domain-containing protein, with the translated sequence MKRGQSIFVLRDSAALFLGLGCCLLALTQLTGQPATTLIAPVRPAAPNVAANTNAAASLIKSPVDSFRELLAMDVDEREARLAGRDPADRQAILAKLQEYESLAPEERELRLSTTQLQWYMLRFMKTPATNWPAILASVPKVDRALVEHRMNQWVILPPPLQTEILEYESTSRYFGLSPDTIAKTSKVSPPLPENERREVEARLAHWNALPPDDQRRMRDQFNHFFELTPAEKEKTLSSLSEPERAQMEKTLQSFQQLPKATRELCLQSFGRFARMSAYEQQRFLKNAERWREMSPGERDAWKRLVHYLADTPPMPQGLDPLPPGLRLDPHLAAPGVPDSVPLATNSVR
- the lgt gene encoding prolipoprotein diacylglyceryl transferase is translated as MHKIALQLGGLSIHWYGVLVALGFLAGLWTASRRGLRDGVAAEKIIDLGPWLMLGTIVGARTLYVISYWDTLFVDPLFPRAPWTEIFMVQRGGLVFYGGLIGASLAGIIYVRAKELPLWKLADILAPSIALGHAIGRIGCLMNGCCYGRACDLPWAIHFPKGHETYPHRVHPTQIYESLLNFALYAALAWLYRRKKFNGQVFATYLVCYALLRTLVESFRGDYPVYYLGGMVTPAQLVSLGILAVGLLLFWKLPRRQEKRG
- the hflX gene encoding GTPase HflX, encoding METATKRTERVFLVGVELKTRTTWDTRDSLDELSELASTAGGEVVGDGTQKLESPFAATFIGSGKADEFAQHCRRHDVDTVIFDDELSPAQGRNLERVFNCKVLDRTSLILDIFAQRARTREGKLQIELAQLQHLLPRLTRFWGHLSRQKGGIGMRGDGETQLETDRRRVQDRISKIARELEVVRRQRATQRHGRQRNHWPLASIVGYTNAGKSTLLKALTGAAVLVEDKLFATLDPTTRRLRLPTNQNVLLTDTVGFIRKLPHDLVEAFKATLEEVVQADLLLHVVDISHPQAEEQIAAVNAVLEEIGATGKPTLMVFNKIDKLPTAERLNKFLERFPSAAGVSAKTGEAVPSLLAELGSQLRPAREFVELAVPHEASAVIARLHAVAQVVEREYEGDTARFKARIPPHLREEFAPYIVSEVNGSIVALE
- a CDS encoding sigma-70 family RNA polymerase sigma factor, coding for MSVNVDPDASLMLRVKRGDMDAFAGLVDKYKQPVTNLVGRMLNDVTEAEDVAQNVFLQVYKSAHRYEVSAKFSTWLFTIARNLCLNEIRRRSRHPTDSLYATHADQDDQPLRQFKDEKTFSPPDALLHGELEHKITEALAELPEHQRTAILLCRGDELSYEEIAEVLGCSLSATKSLIHRGRETLKQKLKPYLRTGVWRETPE
- the radC gene encoding DNA repair protein RadC, which translates into the protein MSAGQRIKDQPASERPRERLVEHGPNALSPAELVAILIRTGLKGTNAVEIGKQLMTKYETLAALAQASLEDLQRIKGIGRDKAVTLVAAFTLAQRMAKELRGESPVLDNPERIADLLREENRSYQVENFQVLLLNTRRKLIRMEKISQGTLDTILVHPREVFKLAIAANAAAVVLVHNHPSGDPTPSEADIKVTRDLIRAGQLLKIDVLDHVILGRRTEERSKDYASLRELGYFYS
- the miaA gene encoding tRNA (adenosine(37)-N6)-dimethylallyltransferase MiaA; the encoded protein is MQPEVRSQRPDVRSQETALRPQTSDLRLPRPLLLAGPTAVGKSEVALRLADQLGGEIISVDSMQVYRGLDIGTAKPSLEERQRVPHHLIDVVDLTESFDAAQFARLAHQAVEDIQARRRVPILCGGSGLYFKAFIEGLGDAPPADETLRAELQATPLSDLLRELEARDPATFEKIDRQNPRRVIRAIEVIRLTGKPFSTQRAEWSHTSRITHHAANSFCLARESANLRARIDARVDTMFREGLIEETRRLLDLGLAENETAMQSLGYRQAVEHLRGVRSLAATVELVKVRTRQFAKRQMTWFRRQLNLEWIELEADDSPARVAGLVKVRSTG